One window of the Perca flavescens isolate YP-PL-M2 chromosome 16, PFLA_1.0, whole genome shotgun sequence genome contains the following:
- the LOC114570572 gene encoding uncharacterized protein LOC114570572, which translates to MLPTGPGSNLTTGPSSNLITGPSSNLTTGPSSNLITGPSSNLNTGLSGNLTTGPSSNLITGPSSNLITGPSSNLTTGPSSNLTTGPSSNLITGPSSNLITGPSSNLTTGPSSNLTTGPISNQTTGPISNLITGPSSNLITGPISNQTTGPISNQTIGPISNLITGPISNQTTGPISNLITGPSSNLITGPSSNQTTYPSSNQTTGPSSKLITGPPSSNLTTGPSCNLITGLSSNLITGPPSSNLITGPPSSNQTTGPSSKLITGPSSNLTTGPSSKLITGPSSNLITGPSSNLITGLSSNLITGPSSNLITCPSSNLTTVSSCNLITGPPSSNLTTGPSCNLITGLSSNLITGPSSNLITGPSSNLITGPSSNQTTGPSSNLITGPSSNLTTGPSSNLITGPSSNLNTGLSGNLTTGPSSNLITGPSSNLITGPSSNLTTGPSSNLTTGPSSNLITGPSSNLITGPSSNLTTGPSSNLTTGPISNQTTGPISNLITGPSSNLITGPISNQTTGPISNQTIGPISNLITGPISNQTTGPISNLITGPSSNLITGPSSNQTTYPSSNQTTGPSSKLITGPPSSNLTTGPSCNLITGLSSNLITGPPSSNLITGPPSSNQTTGPSSKLITGPSSNLTTGPSSKLITGPSSNLITGPSSNLITGLSSNLITGPSSNLITCPSSNLTTVSSCNLITGPPSSNLTTGPSCNLITGLSSNLITGPSSNLITGPSSNQTTGPSSNQTTGPISNLTTGPSSNLITGPSSNLTTGPISNQTTGPISNQTTGPSSNLNTGPSSNLITGPSSNLTTGPISNQTTGPSSNLNTGPSSNLTTGPISNQTTGPSSNLTTGPISNLTTGASSNLITGPSSNLITGASSNLITGPSSNLITGASSNLITGPSSNLTTASPLTRCPGTQCTPGRSAPRDAAHPRDAAHPRDAAHPRDGTPKYSSGCYGYTREGVAEHRAVRMNCP; encoded by the exons atgttacctacTGGTCCCGGCAGTAATCTGACTACTGGTCCcagcagtaatctgattactggtccCAGCAGTAATCTGACTACTGGTCCcagcagtaatctgattactggtccCAGCAGTAATCTCAATACAGGTCTCAGTGGTAATCTGACTACTGGTCCcagcagtaatctgattactggtccCAGCAGTAACCTGATTACTGGTCCCAGCAGTAATCTGACTACTGGTCCCAGCAGTAATCTCACTACAGGTCCCAGCAGTAACCTGATTACTGGTCCCAGCAGTAACCTGATTACTGGTCCCAGCAGTAATCTGACTACTGGTCCCAGCAGTAATCTGACTACTGGTCCCATCAGTAATCAGACTACTGGTCCCATCAGTAACCTGATTACTGGTCCCAGCAGTAACCTGATTACTGGTCCCATCAGTAATCAGACTACTGGTCCCATCAGTAATCAGACTATTGGTCCCATCAGTAACCTGATTACTGGTCCCATCAGTAATCAGACTACTGGTCCCATCAGTAACCTGATTACTGGTCCCAGCAGTAACCTGATTACTGGTCCCAGCAGTAATCAGACTACTTATCCCAGCAGTAATCAGACTACTGGTCCCAGCAGTAAACTGATTACTGGTCCTCCCAGCAGTAATCTGACTACTGGTCCCAGCTGTAACCTGATTACTGGTCTCAGCAGTAACCTGATTACTGGTCCTCCcagcagtaatctgattactggtccTCCCAGCAGTAATCAGACTACTGGTCCCAGCAGTAAACTGATTACTGGTCCCAGCAGTAATCTGACTACTGGTCCCAGCAGTAAACTGATTACTGGTCCcagcagtaatctgattactggtccCAGCAGTAACCTGATTACTGGTCTCAGCAGTAACCTGATTACTGGTCCCAGCAGTAACCTGATTACTTGTCCCAGCAGTAATCTGACTACTGTTTCCAgctgtaatctgattactggtccTCCCAGCAGTAATCTGACTACTGGTCCGAgctgtaatctgattactggtctCAGTAGTAACCTGATTACTGGTCCcagcagtaatctgattactggtcccagcagtaatctgattactggtccCAGCAGTAATCAGACTACTGGTCCcagcagtaatctgattactggtccCAGCAGTAATCTGACTACTGGTCCcagcagtaatctgattactggtccCAGCAGTAATCTCAATACAGGTCTCAGTGGTAATCTGACTACTGGTCCcagcagtaatctgattactggtccCAGCAGTAACCTGATTACTGGTCCCAGCAGTAATCTGACTACTGGTCCCAGCAGTAATCTCACTACAGGTCCCAGCAGTAACCTGATTACTGGTCCCAGCAGTAACCTGATTACTGGTCCCAGCAGTAATCTGACTACTGGTCCCAGCAGTAATCTGACTACTGGTCCCATCAGTAATCAGACTACTGGTCCCATCAGTAACCTGATTACTGGTCCCAGCAGTAACCTTATTACTGGTCCCATCAGTAATCAGACTACTGGTCCCATCAGTAATCAGACTATTGGTCCCATCAGTAACCTGATTACTGGTCCCATCAGTAATCAGACTACTGGTCCCATCAGTAACCTGATTACTGGTCCCAGCAGTAACCTGATTACTGGTCCCAGCAGTAATCAGACTACTTATCCCAGCAGTAATCAGACTACTGGTCCCAGCAGTAAACTGATTACTGGTCCTCCCAGCAGTAATCTGACTACTGGTCCCAGCTGTAACCTGATTACTGGTCTCAGCAGTAACCTGATTACTGGTCCTCCcagcagtaatctgattactggtccTCCCAGCAGTAATCAGACTACTGGTCCCAGCAGTAAACTGATTACTGGTCCCAGCAGTAATCTGACTACTGGTCCCAGCAGTAAACTGATTACTGGTCCcagcagtaatctgattactggtccCAGCAGTAACCTGATTACTGGTCTCAGCAGTAACCTGATTACTGGTCCCAGCAGTAACCTGATTACTTGTCCCAGCAGTAATCTGACTACTGTTTCCAgctgtaatctgattactggtccTCCCAGCAGTAATCTGACTACTGGTCCGAgctgtaatctgattactggtctCAGTAGTAACCTGATTACTGGTCCcagcagtaatctgattactggtccCAGCAGTAATCAGACTACTGGTCCCAGCAGTAATCAGACTACTGGTCCCATCAGTAATCTGACTACTGGTCCGagcagtaatctgattactggtccCAGCAGTAATCTGACTACTGGTCCCATCAGTAATCAGACTACTGGTCCCATCAGTAATCAGACTACTGGTCCCAGCAGTAATCTGAATACTGGTCCcagcagtaatctgattactggtccCAGCAGTAATCTGACTACTGGTCCCATCAGTAATCAGACTACTGGTCCCAGCAGTAATCTGAATACTGGTCCCAGCAGTAATCTGACTACTGGTCCCATCAGTAATCAGACTACTGGTCCCAGCAGTAATCTGACTACTGGTCCCATCAGTAATCTGACTACTGGTGCCAGCAGTAACCTGATTACTGGTCCcagcagtaatctgattactggtgcCAGCAGTAACCTGATTACTGGTCCcagcagtaatctgattactggtgcCAGCAGTAACCTGATTACTGGTCCCAGCAGTAATCTGACTACTG CCTCACCGTTAACGAGGTGTCCCGGGACACAGTGCACCCCGGGACGCAGCGCACCCCGGGACGCAGCGCACCCCCGGGACGCAGCGCACCCCCGGGACGCAGCGCACCCCCGGGACGGCACGCCGAAATACTCATCTGGTTGTTATGGTTACACACGGGAAGGTGTTGCTGAACACAGAG